In Qipengyuania psychrotolerans, one DNA window encodes the following:
- a CDS encoding pyridoxine 5'-phosphate synthase: MTGLLRHNPLRLGVNIDHVATIRNARGGDHPDPVRAAQIVAQVGGDGITAHLREDRRHIRDDDLKRIQEATDLPLNLEMAATEEMLAIALRHMPHAACIVPEKREERTTEGGLDAAGQHNTLAPIVWKLKDNGIRVSLFIEADERQLDAALRLGVPVVEFHTGEYAHAHLDGDSERMSRELKRIADIAALAAKNGIEPHAGHGLTYENVQPIAAIPQIAELNIGHYLVGEAVFVGLEEAVRHMRELMDDAR, from the coding sequence TTGACCGGTCTACTGCGCCACAATCCGCTCAGGTTGGGCGTCAACATCGACCACGTCGCGACCATCCGCAATGCGCGCGGCGGCGACCATCCCGATCCCGTTCGTGCCGCACAGATCGTCGCGCAGGTTGGCGGCGACGGTATCACAGCCCATTTGCGCGAAGACCGGCGCCATATCCGCGATGACGATCTCAAGCGCATCCAGGAGGCGACCGACCTCCCGCTCAATCTCGAGATGGCTGCCACCGAGGAAATGCTCGCAATCGCGCTAAGGCACATGCCACATGCGGCCTGCATCGTGCCTGAAAAGCGCGAAGAGCGAACAACCGAAGGCGGCCTAGACGCGGCGGGCCAGCACAATACGCTCGCGCCAATCGTGTGGAAACTGAAGGACAACGGCATTCGCGTGTCCCTGTTCATCGAGGCCGACGAACGCCAGCTGGATGCCGCCTTACGACTCGGCGTTCCTGTGGTCGAATTCCATACCGGTGAATACGCTCATGCTCACCTAGACGGCGACAGCGAGCGAATGTCTCGTGAACTGAAACGGATCGCCGACATTGCTGCGCTCGCTGCCAAGAACGGGATCGAGCCTCACGCGGGCCACGGCCTGACCTACGAAAATGTGCAGCCGATCGCAGCGATCCCGCAGATCGCCGAACTCAACATTGGCCACTATCTCGTTGGCGAAGCGGTGTTCGTAGGCCTCGAGGAAGCGGTTCGGCATATGCGTGAATTGATGGACGACGCGCGGTGA
- a CDS encoding pyridoxal phosphate biosynthetic protein has product MSEGGLTRAEKFWALAAIIPFLLSIALLGIAFSRQVLLAFAIGWPIIQIIGYAGSFKRSGGQINHPLVKAQVFLHWMMAAMLVLIVMGVT; this is encoded by the coding sequence GTGAGCGAAGGCGGCCTGACCCGCGCCGAGAAATTCTGGGCACTGGCGGCTATCATTCCATTTCTCTTGAGCATTGCGCTGCTCGGCATTGCCTTTTCGCGGCAAGTCTTGCTGGCGTTCGCAATCGGTTGGCCCATCATCCAGATTATCGGCTATGCTGGATCGTTCAAAAGGTCTGGCGGTCAGATCAATCACCCCTTGGTGAAGGCACAAGTCTTTTTGCACTGGATGATGGCCGCCATGCTGGTTCTCATAGTCATGGGGGTAACATGA